A stretch of Nitrospirota bacterium DNA encodes these proteins:
- the nrfD gene encoding polysulfide reductase NrfD translates to MVHGEIWTIKELFVAPNEYIYWSIQIVMYPFMTGLVAGAFVLSSLYHVFGIQKLKDMARFALVFSFALLFAAPMPLLLHLLRPERGLYVFFTPHFTSAIAAFGIVFFTYAAIVASELWFLYRKHLVGVYLTLRGKQDKTIAERIKYLIFSALTLGVTDVSEEALHRDEKAIKFLAGLGIPVACFLHGYAGFIFGSVKANALWMTPLMPVIFIMSAIVSGIALCMLTYVVTMEIRKFLASRKKAVHGRYRTTEDIKSAEISVIQMTSKYLLVFLVAAISLEMLDLIFRGYTAMKSWDVLRSVIYERDFAGIFILQYGLGNLVPLILLLIPGLTLRRTVIAVLLVLMGVFMMRWNVVIGGQSFSQTYAGYMHYQLPIVPHDLETAKEGLVGALGIFIMPFALFWVIDKIFPVFDYEPTP, encoded by the coding sequence ATGGTACATGGAGAAATTTGGACCATCAAGGAGTTATTTGTTGCGCCGAACGAGTATATTTACTGGAGCATCCAGATCGTGATGTATCCCTTCATGACAGGTCTGGTGGCCGGGGCATTCGTGCTGTCGTCACTCTACCATGTTTTCGGCATCCAGAAGCTCAAGGACATGGCGCGATTCGCCCTCGTGTTCTCTTTTGCCCTGCTCTTTGCGGCCCCGATGCCGCTCCTTCTTCATCTCCTCCGGCCCGAGAGAGGGCTCTATGTATTTTTTACCCCTCACTTCACCTCGGCCATCGCGGCCTTCGGAATCGTATTCTTCACCTACGCCGCCATCGTGGCATCGGAACTCTGGTTCCTGTACCGGAAACACCTGGTCGGGGTCTACCTGACGCTGAGAGGAAAGCAGGATAAGACGATCGCGGAGCGGATCAAATATCTCATTTTCTCCGCCCTGACGCTGGGCGTCACTGATGTCAGCGAAGAGGCACTGCATCGCGACGAGAAGGCCATCAAGTTTCTCGCGGGACTCGGTATCCCCGTTGCCTGTTTTCTCCATGGCTACGCGGGGTTCATCTTCGGCTCCGTCAAGGCAAACGCCCTCTGGATGACGCCGCTCATGCCCGTTATCTTTATCATGTCGGCCATCGTGTCGGGAATCGCTTTGTGCATGCTGACCTACGTCGTTACCATGGAGATACGGAAATTCCTGGCTTCGCGCAAAAAAGCCGTCCATGGCCGATACCGGACCACGGAAGATATCAAGAGCGCTGAGATCAGTGTCATCCAGATGACCTCAAAATACCTGCTGGTGTTCCTGGTGGCCGCCATCAGCCTTGAGATGCTGGACCTCATTTTCCGGGGATATACCGCCATGAAGTCATGGGACGTTCTCCGAAGCGTCATCTACGAACGCGACTTCGCCGGCATTTTCATCCTTCAGTATGGTCTCGGGAACCTTGTTCCGCTCATTCTTCTGCTGATACCGGGGCTGACCCTGCGCAGAACGGTTATCGCTGTTCTGCTCGTGCTCATGGGTGTGTTCATGATGCGGTGGAACGTCGTTATCGGCGGCCAATCATTTTCGCAGACATACGCAGGTTACATGCACTATCAACTGCCGATCGTGCCCCATGACCTGGAAACCGCGAAGGAGGGCTTGGTGGGAGCGCTCGGCATTTTCATCATGCCCTTCGCGCTGTTCTGGGTGATCGACAAGATCTTTCCGGTGTTCGACTATGAGCCCACACCGTAA
- a CDS encoding 4Fe-4S dicluster domain-containing protein, translating into MISRRNFLKKTALGIAGASLPLAALKIVDPEKLFAEVAAETTSVRWVFLVDTYKCVGCGLCVKACKRENEIPYDANVTRTWVERYVLTKKGRMYADSPKGARDGFTTALIDQNANGLRDISKEGIEKAFFVPKLCNQCENPPCVQVCPVGATYQAPDGVVLVDRTWCIGCGYCVMGCPYGVRFFHPASHTADKCNFCYHRITKGLKTACVQACPFGARQLGNIKDPNDPVTKAIRTQRVGVLKSEYGTKPQVYYIGLDEEVR; encoded by the coding sequence ATGATATCGCGCAGGAATTTTCTGAAAAAGACGGCTCTCGGGATCGCGGGAGCGTCGCTTCCCCTGGCTGCCCTGAAGATCGTGGACCCTGAAAAGCTGTTCGCCGAGGTGGCTGCAGAGACCACCTCTGTGCGATGGGTGTTCCTGGTGGACACTTATAAATGCGTGGGATGCGGGCTCTGTGTGAAGGCCTGCAAGCGTGAGAACGAAATTCCGTATGATGCAAACGTGACCCGGACCTGGGTCGAGCGGTACGTTCTGACAAAAAAGGGGAGGATGTATGCGGATTCTCCCAAGGGGGCCCGCGACGGCTTTACGACCGCTCTGATAGACCAGAATGCGAACGGACTCAGGGACATCAGCAAGGAAGGCATCGAGAAGGCGTTCTTTGTGCCGAAGCTCTGCAACCAGTGCGAAAATCCTCCGTGCGTCCAAGTCTGCCCCGTGGGCGCCACCTACCAGGCGCCGGACGGCGTGGTGCTGGTTGACCGGACGTGGTGCATCGGTTGTGGCTACTGCGTCATGGGATGCCCTTACGGGGTACGGTTTTTCCATCCCGCATCCCATACCGCCGACAAGTGTAATTTTTGCTATCATCGGATCACCAAGGGCTTGAAGACAGCCTGCGTTCAGGCCTGTCCGTTCGGGGCGCGGCAGCTCGGCAATATCAAGGACCCCAATGACCCGGTGACCAAGGCCATTAGGACGCAGCGGGTCGGGGTCCTGAAGAGCGAATACGGCACAAAACCGCAGGTCTATTACATCGGGCTGGATGAGGAGGTCAGATAG
- a CDS encoding cytochrome c3 family protein, whose amino-acid sequence MKNHIFRPLFVFIGIVLLVLLARIVLVPKDFGVGERGYMYGWHRLGNEEEWKNTITKVKYQGSEYCKDCHPDKYDSIGKTPHRIIQCENCHGPAIDHPSDPPKLEIDRSRELCLRCHFPLPYTSSGRAKLKSIDPDTHNPDSECSSCHNPHKPMEGLR is encoded by the coding sequence ATGAAGAATCATATTTTTAGGCCGCTATTCGTGTTTATCGGTATCGTTCTCCTGGTACTTCTGGCCAGGATCGTACTGGTCCCGAAGGATTTCGGCGTTGGGGAGCGGGGATACATGTATGGATGGCACCGTCTGGGGAATGAGGAAGAGTGGAAGAACACGATCACCAAGGTAAAGTACCAGGGCAGTGAGTACTGCAAGGACTGCCACCCGGACAAGTACGACAGCATCGGCAAGACGCCGCACCGGATCATTCAGTGCGAGAATTGTCACGGGCCCGCCATCGACCACCCGTCGGACCCGCCCAAGCTCGAGATCGACAGGAGCAGGGAGCTCTGTCTCCGGTGCCATTTCCCGCTTCCGTATACCTCAAGCGGACGCGCGAAGCTAAAAAGTATCGATCCGGACACGCACAATCCTGATAGTGAATGCTCGTCGTGCCACAATCCGCATAAACCGATGGAGGGCTTGAGATGA
- a CDS encoding ATP synthase subunit I — protein sequence MTTDETQLRKQAVDAILKGVAKKTALIVSIASAGVVVFSVIQKTAQPWWFLSASVLFGGALGLLNFRWLARSVQRVYLRQGATPAGSSFAVVIISLLKLSLIFIILFVVIKWQLLHVFGLVGGLSLCFLAILWEGSTMTQETSKSSAQK from the coding sequence ATGACAACCGATGAAACTCAGCTCCGGAAACAGGCGGTGGACGCCATCCTCAAAGGCGTGGCAAAAAAAACAGCCCTCATCGTTTCCATTGCCTCTGCGGGTGTCGTGGTTTTCTCGGTGATCCAGAAAACCGCGCAGCCCTGGTGGTTCCTTTCCGCGAGCGTTCTGTTCGGCGGGGCGCTCGGTTTGCTGAACTTCCGGTGGCTCGCACGCTCCGTTCAGCGGGTGTATCTGCGGCAGGGTGCAACGCCCGCGGGATCGAGCTTCGCGGTGGTGATCATCAGCCTGTTAAAGCTTTCGCTCATATTCATCATCCTTTTCGTTGTCATTAAATGGCAGCTTCTCCATGTCTTTGGTCTGGTGGGCGGGCTGTCACTCTGCTTTCTGGCGATTCTCTGGGAAGGGTCAACGATGACACAGGAGACGTCCAAGAGCAGTGCGCAGAAATGA
- a CDS encoding AtpZ/AtpI family protein produces the protein MDDKDRKLIRLAGVLSTVGLTLVFATVIGLYVGLKLDAWLGTSPWFTAIFLFIGIGAGFRNLFMYSKRSQETFDKSDKDKK, from the coding sequence ATGGATGATAAAGACCGTAAGCTTATCCGTTTGGCCGGCGTGCTGAGCACTGTGGGCTTGACCCTGGTGTTCGCAACGGTGATCGGTCTGTACGTCGGGCTCAAGCTGGATGCATGGCTCGGCACGTCTCCCTGGTTCACGGCGATCTTTCTCTTCATCGGCATCGGCGCGGGATTCAGAAACCTGTTCATGTATTCCAAAAGAAGCCAGGAGACGTTCGACAAGAGCGACAAGGACAAGAAATGA
- the hemL gene encoding glutamate-1-semialdehyde 2,1-aminomutase — MSGARSRKLFEDAKKHIPGGVNSPVRAFRSVGGAPIFIKKAKGSKIYDVDNKAYIDYVLSWGPMILGHAHPKVIAALKQAIVRGTSFGAPTELETTLAKMVKKAVPSIEMVRMVSSGTEATMSAIRAARGFTGRDKILKFDGCYHGHADSLLVKAGSGVATFGLPDSPGVPADLARLTLTIAYNDIAALKEMMVREGQRIACIIVEPVAGNMGCVVPEPGFLQYLRDVCDKYGIVLIFDEVMTGFRVAYGGAQQLYKIKPDLTCLGKVIGGGLPVGAYGGKFEIMQRIAPIGPIYQAGTLSGNPLAMTAGIETLKALSKPGVYKTLEKNAADLEKGLRAAAAEAGVPATFNRVGSMFTCFFTDKKVRDFESARTSDTARFGKFFLGMLRNGVNLAPSQFEAAFLSLAHTKADIGRTIEAARKSLKGL, encoded by the coding sequence ATGTCAGGAGCGAGATCAAGAAAACTGTTCGAAGACGCGAAAAAACATATTCCCGGCGGAGTGAACAGCCCGGTGCGCGCATTCCGCTCCGTGGGCGGCGCGCCGATCTTTATCAAGAAGGCAAAGGGATCGAAGATCTACGACGTCGATAACAAGGCATACATTGATTACGTGCTTTCGTGGGGTCCGATGATCCTGGGGCATGCTCACCCGAAAGTAATCGCGGCGCTCAAGCAAGCCATCGTACGCGGCACCAGCTTCGGCGCGCCCACGGAACTCGAGACAACGCTCGCGAAGATGGTCAAGAAGGCCGTCCCCTCCATCGAAATGGTGCGCATGGTGAGTTCCGGCACCGAGGCCACCATGAGCGCGATCCGCGCGGCGCGCGGATTCACAGGCCGGGACAAGATACTCAAGTTCGACGGCTGCTACCACGGTCATGCAGACAGCCTGCTCGTGAAGGCAGGGAGCGGCGTGGCCACCTTCGGCCTTCCCGACAGTCCCGGCGTTCCCGCCGACCTCGCGAGACTTACGCTGACGATCGCGTATAACGACATTGCCGCGCTCAAGGAGATGATGGTCCGCGAGGGCCAGCGGATCGCCTGCATCATCGTTGAACCCGTCGCGGGCAACATGGGCTGCGTAGTGCCCGAGCCGGGATTCCTCCAATACCTGCGCGACGTCTGCGACAAGTACGGCATCGTGCTCATCTTTGACGAAGTGATGACCGGCTTCCGCGTTGCCTACGGCGGCGCGCAGCAGCTGTATAAGATCAAACCCGATCTGACCTGCCTCGGCAAGGTGATCGGCGGCGGACTCCCGGTCGGCGCTTATGGCGGCAAGTTCGAGATCATGCAGAGGATCGCGCCCATCGGTCCCATCTACCAGGCGGGCACGCTTTCGGGCAACCCGCTGGCCATGACCGCGGGCATCGAGACGCTGAAGGCCCTCTCAAAACCAGGCGTATACAAGACGCTCGAAAAAAACGCGGCGGACCTCGAAAAAGGACTTCGCGCCGCGGCAGCGGAGGCAGGAGTGCCGGCAACGTTCAACAGGGTCGGCTCGATGTTCACCTGTTTCTTCACGGACAAGAAGGTGAGGGACTTTGAGAGCGCCAGGACCTCGGACACTGCGCGGTTCGGAAAGTTCTTCCTGGGTATGCTCAGGAACGGGGTCAACCTCGCGCCTTCGCAGTTCGAGGCCGCGTTCCTGTCCCTGGCCCATACCAAAGCGGACATCGGCAGAACGATCGAAGCGGCGAGGAAGAGCTTGAAGGGTTTGTAA
- the mobB gene encoding molybdopterin-guanine dinucleotide biosynthesis protein B, with protein MRIVSFVAASSNSGKTTLIEKVVRILKGRGLRVAVIKHTSAGFDLDIPGKDSWRFQQAGADTVILSGPGRVALMRKIEQEPTPDELARMAGDVDIVITEGFKKEVKNKVEVFRQGVSGEYPFSLNDPSCLALVSDQPFDVSIPCFDLNDAEGVADLIVRAIAT; from the coding sequence ATGCGGATTGTCTCTTTTGTCGCCGCGTCATCGAACAGCGGCAAGACCACGCTCATAGAAAAAGTGGTGAGAATCCTGAAAGGCCGCGGTCTGCGTGTGGCTGTGATCAAGCATACGTCGGCGGGATTCGACCTCGACATACCGGGCAAGGACTCATGGCGCTTTCAGCAGGCAGGGGCCGATACGGTCATCCTTTCGGGACCGGGCAGGGTGGCGCTCATGCGGAAGATCGAACAGGAACCGACCCCCGATGAGCTTGCGAGGATGGCAGGGGATGTTGACATCGTAATCACCGAGGGATTCAAAAAAGAGGTGAAGAACAAGGTCGAGGTCTTTCGGCAGGGTGTCTCGGGTGAATACCCTTTTTCGCTGAACGACCCATCCTGTCTCGCACTGGTGAGCGATCAACCATTCGATGTTTCGATCCCTTGTTTTGATCTCAACGATGCGGAAGGCGTGGCGGATCTTATCGTCCGCGCGATCGCGACGTGA
- the tatC gene encoding twin-arginine translocase subunit TatC, which translates to MAEPDQGMSFWGHLTELRKRIVYIAIAIGIGFLICFNFSEDILGLLLLPMNSTMTYHATFPFLHFEPNKTTQDLYFTTLIEPIMSHLKIGFIAGIMLMVPVILYQVWKFISPGLLPRERKYAGQFVFFATLFFYLGVIFCFLLLLPFTVPFLITYKTEHLKAIIKLGDYIDFTLKFMLGAGAVFELPLIMILLGRMGIISADVLARFRKYAFLISFLIGAIITPTPDVFNMTLMSLPIYILYEIGILGVRLFGRRRTPPSTDVTET; encoded by the coding sequence ATGGCTGAACCGGACCAGGGGATGTCGTTCTGGGGCCATCTGACGGAGCTCCGGAAAAGGATCGTTTACATCGCGATCGCCATCGGCATTGGATTCCTCATCTGTTTCAACTTTTCAGAGGATATCCTCGGACTCTTGTTATTGCCGATGAACTCAACGATGACGTATCACGCGACCTTTCCCTTCCTGCATTTTGAACCCAATAAAACCACCCAGGACCTCTATTTTACCACGCTTATCGAGCCCATCATGTCTCATTTGAAGATCGGGTTCATTGCCGGCATCATGCTCATGGTCCCCGTTATTCTCTACCAGGTATGGAAGTTCATCTCACCCGGTCTCTTGCCGCGGGAACGGAAATACGCCGGCCAGTTCGTGTTTTTTGCGACGTTATTTTTCTACCTCGGCGTCATTTTCTGCTTCCTTCTGCTTCTGCCCTTTACCGTCCCGTTCCTCATCACCTACAAGACCGAGCATTTGAAGGCGATCATCAAGTTGGGGGACTACATCGACTTTACCCTCAAATTCATGCTCGGCGCGGGCGCGGTGTTCGAACTGCCTCTCATCATGATCCTGCTCGGTCGCATGGGGATCATCAGCGCCGATGTCCTCGCCAGGTTCCGGAAGTATGCTTTTCTCATTTCCTTCCTCATCGGCGCCATCATCACGCCTACCCCGGATGTGTTCAATATGACGCTCATGTCCCTGCCAATTTATATACTCTATGAGATCGGCATCCTCGGAGTGCGCCTTTTCGGCAGGAGGCGGACGCCGCCGTCCACGGACGTGACGGAGACATAG
- a CDS encoding TatA/E family twin arginine-targeting protein translocase — protein MFGLGIPELIVIFVIALVVFGPKKLPDLGKSIGRAMSEFKKAQQEFQESVQSEMKEVQKTANLDELKKLGNLADQSLSREINAATSAEPRKDEQKTGSGPEQKPEQNKGGEAHGNG, from the coding sequence ATGTTCGGTCTTGGAATACCGGAACTGATCGTTATCTTCGTTATCGCTCTTGTGGTCTTCGGTCCGAAAAAGCTGCCGGACCTGGGCAAGTCCATCGGCCGCGCCATGTCAGAATTCAAGAAGGCCCAGCAGGAATTCCAGGAATCAGTGCAGTCTGAAATGAAAGAGGTCCAGAAGACCGCCAACCTGGACGAGCTCAAAAAGCTCGGCAATCTCGCTGATCAGTCTCTCTCCAGGGAGATCAATGCCGCGACGTCCGCGGAGCCGCGCAAGGATGAGCAAAAGACCGGATCGGGACCTGAGCAAAAGCCGGAGCAAAACAAGGGCGGGGAGGCCCATGGGAATGGCTGA
- the queF gene encoding preQ(1) synthase translates to MKYGTKAVKQAKLELWPNPNPDRDYTIDISYPEFTCLCPRSGYPDFATIRITYTPGNKVVELKALKLYLNSFRDQSVSHEAVTNLIFDALRKNLKPRALEVVGDFNVRGNVKTIIRVAM, encoded by the coding sequence ATGAAATACGGAACCAAGGCCGTCAAACAGGCGAAACTCGAGTTGTGGCCCAATCCCAATCCGGACCGGGACTACACCATCGACATATCCTATCCCGAATTCACCTGTCTCTGTCCGCGCTCCGGCTATCCCGACTTTGCGACCATCAGGATCACCTATACGCCAGGCAACAAGGTGGTGGAGCTTAAGGCGCTGAAGCTCTACCTGAACAGCTTCCGTGACCAGAGCGTTTCTCACGAGGCCGTGACAAATCTGATCTTCGACGCGCTCAGGAAGAACCTTAAACCGCGGGCACTGGAAGTGGTGGGCGATTTTAACGTTCGGGGCAATGTGAAGACCATCATCCGGGTCGCGATGTGA
- a CDS encoding HNH endonuclease — translation MEADKRTRRAAGGGRGEGVISSPLMLDTWLIKLANLRVDRASKTPAPHKPLLLLAILDQIEQGAILSNIIRLTPELAFRFLGYWEVVSSRGRNVGRVELPFFYLRSDGLLRHIAYPGLEAALESIRPTSVELLNRVVSHAEMPEELFSLMQNKASRDIARRILISGDWFFPSEKIKLEAMLGLEQTNNDPAPATGAVPESEESKQGRDIKFRLQLIPLYRYSCVLCGMKVLLPSGVTMVEAAHIHPFSASRNDDISNGMALCRNHHWAFDQGLWTLGVDYKVLVATGRFSENAPKQVSLSEHSDRQIDFSWIDSAHWPSQISLEWHRKNKFIGALNI, via the coding sequence ATGGAAGCAGATAAAAGGACTCGGCGTGCGGCAGGTGGGGGCAGAGGGGAAGGTGTTATTTCAAGCCCACTCATGCTTGATACCTGGCTTATAAAACTTGCAAACCTGCGTGTGGATAGGGCATCGAAAACCCCCGCACCTCATAAACCGCTGCTGCTATTGGCGATTCTCGATCAAATCGAACAAGGAGCAATTCTTTCCAACATCATTCGTTTGACCCCAGAGCTGGCGTTTCGCTTCCTTGGTTATTGGGAAGTCGTCAGTTCAAGAGGGCGAAACGTAGGCCGCGTTGAGCTCCCGTTTTTCTATCTGCGAAGCGACGGCCTTCTCCGACACATTGCCTATCCGGGATTGGAAGCCGCACTCGAAAGTATCAGGCCGACTTCTGTCGAGCTGCTGAACCGTGTCGTCTCTCACGCGGAAATGCCAGAAGAGTTGTTTAGTCTGATGCAGAATAAAGCCAGCCGGGATATTGCCCGACGGATTTTGATTTCAGGCGACTGGTTTTTTCCATCAGAAAAGATCAAACTCGAAGCTATGCTTGGACTCGAACAGACAAACAACGATCCAGCTCCAGCGACTGGCGCTGTTCCTGAATCGGAAGAGAGTAAACAGGGTCGTGACATAAAGTTCCGTCTTCAACTCATTCCGCTTTATCGCTATTCCTGTGTGCTTTGTGGCATGAAGGTACTGCTCCCATCAGGTGTAACGATGGTTGAGGCCGCCCATATACATCCGTTTTCCGCCAGCCGAAATGATGATATCTCTAATGGTATGGCACTCTGCCGTAATCATCATTGGGCTTTCGATCAGGGGCTATGGACACTTGGGGTGGACTACAAAGTTCTCGTTGCTACAGGAAGATTTTCTGAAAATGCGCCCAAGCAAGTTTCATTGTCTGAACACAGCGATCGGCAAATTGATTTCTCGTGGATAGACTCCGCGCATTGGCCGAGTCAGATCAGCCTCGAGTGGCACAGGAAAAACAAGTTCATCGGTGCTCTAAATATTTAA
- a CDS encoding PDDEXK nuclease domain-containing protein — MIKKSAVTRRKTAKPIRYAVRSEFYESVAAVLRTARTNIYRAVNFVMVEAYWNIGRMIVEEEQQGQKRAGYGKTLIPALSERLTIEFGAGFGVTNLAYFRQFYLSFPIFHTLYGKSTDGAAGLAESAKGATPWHLLTWSHFKLLLRVEKFEARDYYAREAAEQNWSVRALERQINSLYFERLKMSRDKKPVIEEMQEKTAFLAPSPKDFIKDPYVLEFLGLKDNPDFRESDLEQAIIGKLQAFMLELGKGFAFVARQQRISTDTKDFFIDLVFYNYLLKCFVLIDLKTGELAHQDIGQMDMYVRLYEDKYKSKDDNPTIGIILCTDKDETVVKYSVLKENKQLFASKYKLYLPSEQELIEEVEREKAMIVRERGARYGSR, encoded by the coding sequence ATGATAAAAAAGTCAGCCGTAACTCGGCGAAAGACTGCAAAGCCGATTCGCTACGCAGTGCGTAGCGAATTCTATGAATCAGTCGCAGCGGTGCTCCGCACCGCCCGGACCAACATTTACCGGGCAGTTAACTTTGTCATGGTCGAGGCTTACTGGAATATCGGTAGAATGATTGTCGAGGAGGAGCAACAGGGGCAAAAAAGGGCGGGTTACGGCAAGACTCTGATTCCAGCGCTGTCTGAGCGTCTGACCATCGAGTTCGGGGCGGGGTTCGGTGTTACTAATCTGGCTTACTTCAGGCAGTTTTATCTGAGTTTCCCAATTTTCCACACACTGTATGGAAAATCTACAGACGGAGCAGCAGGATTGGCTGAATCTGCAAAAGGTGCTACACCGTGGCACCTATTGACCTGGTCGCACTTCAAGCTGCTTTTGCGTGTTGAAAAATTCGAAGCCCGCGACTACTATGCCCGTGAAGCCGCTGAGCAGAACTGGTCTGTTCGCGCGCTTGAGCGCCAGATCAATTCCCTTTACTTTGAACGTCTCAAGATGAGCCGCGATAAGAAGCCCGTTATCGAAGAAATGCAGGAGAAGACCGCGTTTCTCGCGCCCTCGCCAAAGGATTTCATCAAAGACCCCTACGTGCTCGAATTTCTCGGGCTCAAGGACAACCCCGATTTCCGGGAATCGGACCTCGAACAGGCAATCATCGGCAAGCTGCAGGCATTCATGCTGGAACTGGGCAAAGGCTTCGCCTTCGTCGCCCGTCAGCAGCGCATCAGCACCGACACCAAGGACTTCTTTATCGATCTGGTGTTCTACAACTACCTCCTCAAGTGCTTCGTCCTTATCGACTTGAAAACGGGCGAGCTGGCCCATCAGGACATCGGCCAGATGGACATGTACGTCAGGCTCTACGAGGATAAGTACAAAAGTAAGGACGATAACCCCACCATCGGCATCATCCTTTGCACCGACAAGGACGAAACCGTGGTCAAGTACTCCGTGCTCAAGGAAAATAAGCAGCTCTTTGCCTCCAAGTACAAGCTCTATCTGCCCAGCGAACAGGAACTGATCGAGGAGGTCGAACGGGAGAAGGCGATGATTGTTAGGGAGCGGGGGGCGCGGTATGGAAGCAGATAA
- a CDS encoding methionine synthase: MTRRFNCIATGIGSLPISDPDKAAALSLQYLPEAPFWPQLPQRDFREHMDAQYSETLPGLIVDDVKKRVFFDTARDLTPALEIFFERYLAKDYGFFGMTEEYAPGFSAFVRAMKKGFPRGVRFVKGHITGPLTAGTSFKDETGRDIIHNEMLFDAVVKGLAMKAAWQIQELKQFNKPTIIFIDEPAMESLGSAFSAVSSEVVSEKLNEIIDTIHELDGIAGIHCCGNADWPVIFNTRVDIVNFDAFGYMEKVLLYPEDIKKFFGRGGALAWGVVPTGAFTGKETADTLIAALHKGMNRLEKEGVDRRTILRQSLITPSCGMGSLTPDKAEAILRLLREVSDRMQILIAK, translated from the coding sequence ATGACCCGTCGCTTCAACTGCATCGCCACCGGCATCGGCAGTCTTCCGATCTCCGATCCCGACAAGGCCGCGGCGCTTTCGCTCCAGTACCTGCCTGAAGCGCCGTTCTGGCCCCAGCTCCCGCAACGGGACTTTCGCGAGCACATGGACGCGCAGTACAGCGAGACCCTGCCGGGACTGATCGTGGATGACGTGAAAAAAAGGGTTTTCTTCGACACAGCCCGGGACCTCACACCGGCGCTTGAGATATTCTTCGAGCGGTACCTGGCAAAGGACTACGGTTTTTTCGGAATGACCGAGGAGTATGCCCCTGGCTTCTCCGCTTTTGTCCGCGCCATGAAAAAAGGATTTCCGCGGGGAGTGCGGTTCGTCAAGGGACACATCACCGGTCCGCTTACCGCGGGCACCTCATTCAAGGATGAGACCGGCAGGGACATCATTCATAATGAGATGCTCTTTGATGCCGTGGTCAAGGGGCTCGCCATGAAGGCGGCGTGGCAGATCCAGGAGCTGAAACAGTTCAACAAACCGACCATCATCTTTATCGACGAACCTGCCATGGAGTCCCTCGGCTCGGCCTTCTCCGCCGTATCGTCCGAGGTCGTTTCGGAAAAACTGAACGAGATCATCGACACGATCCACGAACTGGACGGCATTGCCGGCATCCACTGCTGCGGTAACGCGGACTGGCCCGTGATATTCAACACCAGGGTGGACATCGTGAATTTCGACGCCTTCGGATATATGGAAAAGGTGCTACTCTACCCCGAAGACATTAAAAAGTTCTTCGGCCGCGGAGGCGCGCTCGCCTGGGGTGTCGTGCCCACCGGCGCATTCACCGGGAAGGAGACCGCGGACACGCTCATCGCGGCGCTCCATAAGGGCATGAACCGGCTGGAGAAGGAAGGCGTGGACCGTAGAACGATCCTTCGGCAATCTCTCATCACTCCTTCCTGCGGCATGGGCAGCCTGACGCCGGACAAGGCCGAGGCGATCCTGAGACTGCTCAGGGAAGTTTCGGACAGGATGCAAATTCTGATTGCAAAATGA